Within Sphingobium sp. SCG-1, the genomic segment CATCGCCGCGCAGGCGGGGATCGCGCTGGCGCTCGGCATTCCCGGTGAGGCGGTTATGGGTCTGGTCGGCCCCAACTTCGTGGGTGGCACGGGTGCGCTCGCTTTCCTGCTCGCCGCCGAAGTGGTCGCCGCCACCGCCGTGGTGAGCGAATCCGCGCTGGTATACATGGCGCGGCTCCGCAACCTGGCGATCTCGCTGGCGATGATCGCCGTGCAGGTATGCCTCAGCTTTGCTCTCATCATGGCCGCGCGGCGCAGCGGGTTCAGCCCTCTGGTCGTCGCTGCTGCGCCTGCACTGGCTCTGACGATCGCGCTTGGCCTCAGCTCCCTCGTAAAGGCCAAGCTGCTGTCGCGCCTGCTCAAAGCGCCGGTGAATGCGTGGCGCTGGGCGTTGCTGTGGGCCGCCGCCGCCGCGACGCTGGCGGGCAGTGCGTTTGTCGCACTGCCGCCGCACATGGAGTGGGTCGAATTGGTGTTCGGCGTGCCGGTCGTGCTGGGCGTCTATGCGCTGGTCATCTGGCGGCGCGGCTTCGGACCCGAAGACCGCGCCTTGTTCCGCAAAGCGCCCAAGCCCTAGAGCTGCTGCGCGCGGAGCAGTTTCAGGTCCGCCTCGGGCCGTGCACCGTAATGCGAAATCACTTCGGCTGCGGCGATAGCGCCCAGCTTCAGGCTGTCTTCGACCGAAAGGCCATCGACATAGCCAGTGAGGAAGCCGGAGGCGAACAGGTCGCCCGCGCCCGTGGTATCGACGATCTGCGCGACAGGCGCTGCGGTCGTTTCCGAACGGACACCGTCGACAATCGCGATCGCGCCTTCCGCGCCGCAGGTGCAGACCAGCACCGGAACCTTCGGCGCGATCGCGGCTATCGCCGCTTCCAGGCTTTCCAGTTCGGTCAGCGCGCGGATTTCATCCTCGTTCGAAAACAGGATGTCGATCAGGCCCTCCTCGATCAGCGCAAGGAAGTCGGCGCGATGGCGGGCGATCACGAAGTCGGCGGAGAGCGTGAAGGCGACCTTGCGCCCGGCTTCCTTGGCATAGCCGATTGCGGTCCGCATCGCGGCGCGGGGCTCTTCGGGATCCCAGAGATAGCCTTCGAGATACAGGATCTTCGCGGCCTGGATGGTCGTCTTGTCCAGCGCCAGTGCGGGCAGGAATTGCGACGCGCCAAGATAGGTGTTCATCGTCCGCTGTGCGTCGGGCGTCACCATGATGAGGCAGCGCGCCGTCGGTGGCTCCTGCGTGCGGACGGGCGTATCGAATGCGATGCCGAGCGCGCGAATGTCATGCGCGAACACCTGCCCCAACTGATCGTCGCGTACCTGGCCGATGAAGGCGCAGGACTTGCCGAACGCCGCCATGCCCGCAAGCGTATTCGCCGCCGATCCGCCGCTGATCTCCACCGCCGAACCCATGGCATCGTACAGAAACTCCGCCGTTTCCGCGTCGAGCAACTGCATCGCGCCCTTGGTGAGGGCATGCGTGGCGAGAAAGGCGTCGTCTTCGCGGGCGATCACATCGACGATGGCGTTGCCGATGGCGATGACGTCATATTGGGCGGGGGTCTGGGTCACATAAAGTCCTGATCTGAAAGGCGGGCGTTGGCGGCGTCCTAATGAAAGGAAGCGGGGAGCGCAACGCGGCCATGTTGACGCATGCGACAGCGCCGCCGATAGTCGCTGCATGATCCTGTCTGCCGCCCTGCGTGCCTTCCCGCAAATCTTTCACCCGACGGCGCGCGCGGTGCTGTTCAAGTCGCTGGCGTTGACGCTGGTGCTGTTTACGGGATTGGGCTTTGGCTTATGGGCTGGCCTGCACTGGTTTTTTGCATGGATCGGGTGGGCGAGCACGACGGGCGGCTTCGTGGAAGCCGCCGCCGCATTCGTCATCACGCTGGCCACGACATGGCTGTTGTTTCGTGCCGTGGCGATTGCCGTCTTAGGGCTGTTCGGCGATCAGATCGTCGAGGCGGTGGAGCGCGAAAGCTACCCCGCCGCCGCTGCGGTGGCCCGACATGTGCCCTTCACGCGCAGCATGGCGCTCGCCGCGCGATCGATCCTGCGT encodes:
- a CDS encoding adenosine kinase produces the protein MTQTPAQYDVIAIGNAIVDVIAREDDAFLATHALTKGAMQLLDAETAEFLYDAMGSAVEISGGSAANTLAGMAAFGKSCAFIGQVRDDQLGQVFAHDIRALGIAFDTPVRTQEPPTARCLIMVTPDAQRTMNTYLGASQFLPALALDKTTIQAAKILYLEGYLWDPEEPRAAMRTAIGYAKEAGRKVAFTLSADFVIARHRADFLALIEEGLIDILFSNEDEIRALTELESLEAAIAAIAPKVPVLVCTCGAEGAIAIVDGVRSETTAAPVAQIVDTTGAGDLFASGFLTGYVDGLSVEDSLKLGAIAAAEVISHYGARPEADLKLLRAQQL
- a CDS encoding EI24 domain-containing protein, producing the protein MILSAALRAFPQIFHPTARAVLFKSLALTLVLFTGLGFGLWAGLHWFFAWIGWASTTGGFVEAAAAFVITLATTWLLFRAVAIAVLGLFGDQIVEAVERESYPAAAAVARHVPFTRSMALAARSILRTVGWNLVALPFYIALLVTGVGTIALLLAVNAYLLGRDLADMVEARHPDLHAIPKGTRMAMGFASALLFLVPVANLLAPIWSAAMAVHILHGRKGKTHG